CTGCCCCAGTCGGCCCAGGAGCCGTCGTACAGCGACAGCTGGTTATACCCCACCAGCTCGGCCGCCAGCAGAATGATGCAGGCAGTGATACCGGAACCACAGGAGAACACCAGCTGCTGCTCGTTGTTGGGTGGAAGAGACGGAGCGAGGTGCGCAAACGTTGCCGCCAGCTCGCTGGCAGGCTTGAACCGATAACCCTCCAGCACCTCCGAAAACGGCAGGTTGAGGGAATTGGGAATGTGGCCACCGCGCACACCGGGCCGGGGTTCTGGCGCCTGTGCCAGGAAACGCGCCTGTGACCGCGCATCGATGACCATTATGCGCTCGTCCTCCAGGTGCTGGAAAATGTAGGCGGAATCCCGAACCAGGCTACGGTCGAGGTTGCCCGCCACGCTGCCAGGCGTGGCCGCCTCTGCAACCGGAGCAGAAACTGTGTCCCGCCCTTCGGCCAACCACTGCGGCAGGCCACCATCCAGAACAAAGACGTGGTTGAGACCCATGGCCCGAAAAATCCACCAGGCCCGGGGTGCCGAGTAGAGGCCCTGGTTGTCATACAGCACCACCAGGCTTTCGGGCGTAATGCCCAGCCTGCGGGCTTCCTCTGTGAACTGCTCTTCCGTCGGGAAGGCATGGATTTGGGAAGATCCGGTATCGCAGAGCGTTCCTTCCAGATCGATCTTATAGCTGCCCGGGATGAACACCGGGCGGTCATAAACGATCGGCTCCTTGCCAACGACATTGACCATACTCGCGTCGATCAGTACCAAACATTGGTTATCCAGGTTGTCCTGCAGCCAGTCGGTAGTCACGAGGGGGGAAGACATGGTGTTCTCCGTTCCGGATCGATTAAACAGTGTTGTTGAGACGTTTAAACAACAGCCATTGGTTAAATACTTGAGTGCGCATGCCCATGCGCATAAACTAAGATCATGTATTAAACAGTCATTTGGAGGCTCCAATGGCCGAACTCTACAACGCCGCCGCACCCAAAAAAGCCACGAACCTCTCAATCAACAGCGATCTGCTGCGTAAGACCCGTGAACTGAACATTAACTTGTCTGCTACGCTGGAGCGAGCCTTGAAAGAAGAGCTTTCCAAACGCCAAGCAGAACAATGGGTTGAAGAAAATCGCGCTGCCATTAAAAGTTACAACGAATTTGTTGAACAACATGGATGCTTCGGCGACGAATTCAGGGAGTTTTGATGGCACAGTTCGATGTCTACCCCAACCCAAGCAAGACCAGCAAAGCGCACTACCCTTACCTTGTCGATATTCAGAGCAGTCTGCTGAGTGAGCTTGCAACTCGCATCGTAATCCCTTTGGGGAAACGCTCCGCATTTGGTGGCGAAGCCATGCAGGAACTCACGCCGGAAATCAGCTTTGCAGACCAGGAACTTCTACTTTTAACCCCGCAAATTTCCTCTGTTTCTGAAAAGCATCTCAAAAGCCCGGTTGGTTCCCTCTCGCATTTCAGAGATCAGATTGTTGGAGCTCTGGACCTGGCTGTCACTGGCATTTAATCGGGATAGGGGGGCACCTCACGATGCCCCTCCTCCCACATCACCGGGCATACGGATCACGTACCACGGCGATTCAGTGACTTGATTCAACCCTTTACCGTACTGCCAATTCCGGCAGTCCATAGCTCCGGAACAATCGGGCCGGTAAGGCTTGCCGCAGTGCCGGCGAATGACTCAACCGCCACGGGCCGTGGGCTGATTTCGCGGTGTTCCAGGCCAACCTGACCGAGACACCCCGCTTTCTCAGCTCACGATACCCCCTTCGCCCCCATTGCTTCCACACGTAACTTCTCAATCTCCGCCGTATCCACTTGTCCAGGTCCCGCAGCGGGCTCAGCACTTCGGCTTCGTCGAAGTACGCTTTCCAACCAAGCAGGGTCTCTTTCAGATCTGCGATCACCTGGGCCAGTGAGTGGCCCCGTGTTCGGCGGCTCAGTATCCGGATTTGGGTTTTCAGCTTGTCGAGGGCTTTGTTGGCCACTTTCAGTCGCTGTCCTTTCTGGCTGAGGGTGAAGCCCAGGAAGCTGCGCTTCCAGGGCCGGTCCACCGCACTCTTTCGTGTATTCACTGTGAGCCTCAGTGAGTCCTCGATAAAGCGCGTCAGACTCACCATCACCCGCTCACCAGCGCGGCGACTGCCAACATAGATCTGGCAGTCATCGGCGTAGCGGGCGAAGCGCAGGTTGCGCCGTTCCAGTTCCCAGTCCAGTTCGTCCAGCACCACATTCGCCAACACCGGAGACAATGGCCCGCCTTGCGGTACGCCCTCGGGTGTCGGGGCTTTGCGGCTGTCGATCTGGACGCCTGCTTTCAAGTATCGGTTGATCAACCGGAGCAAGGGCTTGTCCGGCGTGTGCCGTTTCAGCCGTGCCATCAGGCGATCATGGTTTACCCGATCAAAGAAGGCTTCCAGGTCCAGATCCACCACCCAGCTGCGACCTTCCCGGGCGCAGCGCTGTCCGTATCGGACCGCTTGATGCGCAGAACGCCCAGGACGAAAACCGTAGCTGTTCGGATGAAAGCGGGGTTCCCAGTCCTGCTGGACAACTTGGGCAATCGTCTGCTGGATAAAGCGGTCCAGCACCGTTGGAATACCCAGAGGGCGGGAACCGCCGTTGGCTTTGGGGATGGTGACCCGCCGTACCGGTTTTGGTCGGTAGGTCTGCTGGAGCAGCTGTTGTCGAATCTCCGGCCAGTGTTGGCGCAGATAATCCGGCAGTTCATCCACGGTCATGCCGTCGACGCCCGGCGCTCCCTTGTTACGTCGAACCTGCTTCAGGGCGCGATTGAGGTTGTCCCTGCTCAACACACGCGCCATCCACGGTGAGGGTTGAACGGAGTGCGAGTCTTCCCGATTTCCGGAAACGGGTTCATCCCCTGGTTGCTCCAGGGGCAGCGCAAGCTGCTTTGCAGATGCCATCTCGTTTCCCTGCACGGACACTCGACTCCTGTCTCTGTTCGGGCCTTCGGTTCACGGGCGAACCTACTATGCCCTCGGCTGATTTCTGCCACGCGATCAGAGGCGATCGCTCGTCTCTCAGTGGGTCCGTCCACACATGGCAGACCTCCCGGGGTAAGGCACAGAGCTTTCACGGCGTAGACGCCCGATTTATAAAGCACACCCCAGTCGCAGAAGGAGGGCTTCGCGGTCACGTGCCCGCTCGCCCCGGATGTACCACACCTCGTATCGGGTTCCTGTTCGTCGCCCCGCCGCTTTGGATTGGGCTTCCTCCGGACCCCACCTCGCGATGACGCCCTTGCTCTTCTCCTAGCCTTCGGCTCTGCGAACACCTGGCAGGAGGACTTTCACCTCCCTAGTTCTGTGCCATGCCCGGCACACACGCCAAAATTAAGCGGCGCCCGACTAGGGCGTTCGGTGGACGGCCGCTAGGCGGCTCATTCTGCCAATGTTTGCGTCAGTGAACCTCTCAAAACTTGTGGCCCCAACTTTTGTCAGCTTTACGTGAACCGGCCACCCACTTTCGGACTTTGCCCCTGCTGCCGACTGCTGCACAAAGGCCGAACAAAGGTGAAAATCTAGCTCAGCTTCTGATACTGCAGCGCAGGGGATAACCAGCAAGAAAATAGCGATCCATTTCATCGTGACGATTGCCTAACAGCTAATTATACGAACGCGTTCGTATATCCCCGGAATACAATCACGGGGCCAGGTGGCCAGGTGCTTCTCCTTTTCGAGAGCTACCCTGTCAGGCGGCGCTGAGGGCTGGTATCGTCTGTTTCCCAATTTCGTCCGGCACTGGAGATTCACTGTGAAAAGTTGGCTATTTCTTGGCATTGCCATAGTTGCGGAAGTGGTAGCAACCAGCGGGCTGAAAGCCAGTGAAGGGTTTACCAGGCTCTGGCCCAGCCTGCTGGTGATTGGAGGCTATGCCGTTGCCTTTTACTTCCTCTCGATCACACTGAAGGAAATTCCGGTGGGCTTGGCCTATGCCATCTGGGCGGGGCTGGGCATTGTACTGGTGGCGTTTATCGGCTGGCTGATTTACGGGCAAACGCTGGATGCCGCCAGTGTAATTGGTATGGCGCTGATTATTTCCGGTGTTGTGGTGATCAATGTATTCTCCAAGTCAGTCGCTCACTGATCTGTCGGCATAACCGGAGCCCCTTCAGATGCACTTCCCTTTCTGGCTGACCACCGCCCTGCTCTTCCCGGTACTGCTGTACCAGGGCAAGCAAGCCCGTCGCACAACGCCCAGGCTGCCGGAAGCTGGCGGCTCTCCGTCTGGTCAATATGGTGAAGACTCTCCGGCCAGGCGAATCCTGGTGATTGGTGAATCCACAGCGGCCGGTGTCGGCGTTGAAACTCACGAGCAGGGCCTGGCCAGCCAGTTGGCGAGGCAGATCTACAAGCGCACCGGCCAGACCATTGCCTGGCACACCTTCGGGGTCAACGGCATTCGGCTTGGGGCGCTGATTCGCGAGCTGGAAACCGCCGAATTGCCAGAGGCGGATGTGGTGCTGTTGAGCATGGGGGTGAACGACACCACGGGGTTCACACCCCGCTATCGTTTCCGCCGGCAGTTGAGGGAGTTGCGCGGATTGCTCGCACCCCGGTATCCGGGGCCCATTCTGCTTCTCAGCGTGCCTCCCATGCATCTGTTCACGGCGCTGCCTTCGCCGCTTCGTTACGTGATGGGTTGGCGGGCAAGGCAGCTAGATAAACTCTATATCCGCCTCGCACGGCAGTACCCCCAAGACTTCAGCTACGTGAACTACCCGGTGGTCACCGACCCAGAACTGCTGGCCAGTGATGGTTATCACCCCGGCCAGAAGGGCTACCGGTATATTGCTGAGGCACTGGCAGACAAGGCCGTTCCTGAAAAACTTTTCAGTGGAGAAAACCAGTCCAACTGATATATTAATTCCATCCAGCCAAATCCCGTTGTGGTGGTAGTAGGGAGAAGCGTGCAGACAGGAAGCGCGTTATACTGCTGTCAGCCCAGCCTGCCAATTCCGATCTCCTCTGAGTCAGCCCGAAGGGCGATGGCTTTCTGGCCATAGCGGCCGCTACATAATGCCGAACGGCATGTGTCATTGAGGAGTGATGAAATGAAGACTGCTCTTTGTCTGTTCCAACCCAACGGTTCCATCCTTACCGCAGCCTGCCTGGGTTTTGCCAGTGTCGCGCTCGCCGCCGATCCAGTCGTTTTCACCGGAGCCCCCATGCCGGTCGGTAATGGCACCGCGCGCGTGGAAGTCATTGCTAACGGGATGAACGAACCTGAATCTGTATCTGTCGTCATGACAAAGTATGCCCTTCAGGGGCTTCCCGAGGTTCAGGGCAACCAGATGGTCTGGGAGTTTTCATTACCCATGCCGGATGCAGGCCCCAAGACGGGATACGATCACGTGGTTCTTGACTGGAACCCGGCCGGCCATATTCCTGATGGGGTCTACACGGTTCCCCACTTCGACGTGCATTTCTACCTGATCAGCAATGGTGAGCGTGAAGCGATTACCTTCCATGGCGAGGGCCGTGAACTGGCCATGGCGGCACCAGACCCACAACTCGTGCCCGCGGGCTACGTGATCCCGCCGGATGCAGCTGTAGAAAGGATGGGAATGCACGGCCTGGACCCCGCGGGGCATGAATTCCATGGCCAAACGTTCAGCCACAACTTCATCTACGGCTATTACAAGGGCGAACTGATGTTCGTTGAGCCGATGGTGTCGCTGGCCTTTCTGGAGTCGCTTCCGGAAATGACCTCACCGGTAAAGCAACCCCAACGTTACAGCTACCCGGCCTGGTATCCGGCAACCTACCGGATTGGGTTTGATGCCGGTAAGGGTGAGTACACCATTGCGCTCCAGAACCTGGCCAGGTTTGACTGAATCTGCCTCAGGGCGCCAGCTTGCGCTTCAGCGCCTTGGAAACCGACAGCGGCAGGCTGGGCAATGAGCGCAGCATCCACGGCAGTATCCGGCGTTTCACCCCGCTCAGGGATTCCGGGATCACGGCTTCAATCAGGTGTGGTCCCGGCATTCTCTGGGCATATTCCAGGGCTTTTGCCATTTCCTCGGCGGTGTGTACCCGCACGGCGTGAACGCCCATGCCGTTGGCCAGTTCCGCGAAGTTGATCACCGGGCCGCGCAGGTCCAGTTGGGATTTGGCTTTCTCCCCGGCCTCTTCCGCGCCTACCCGCTCCAGTTCGATGTTGAGCACGGAGTAGGAGGCGTTGTTGAAGATGATGGAGGTTACATTCAGCTGCTCCCGGGCCATGGTCCAGAGGGCCTGGATGGTGTACATGGCAGTTCCGTCGCCAATCAGGGCCACTACCGGCCGGTCCGGGCAGGCCACGGCGGCACCCACGGCGTTGGGCAGGCCCTGGCCAATGGCGCCGCCGGTGAGGGTGATCATGTCGTGGCGGGGCGCGCCGGCGGTCATTACCGAGAGCATCAGGCTGGAGGTGATGCCTTCGTCCACGATGATGGCGTTCTCGGGCATCAGTTCCCCTACCGCTTTGCAGACTTTCTCGGCGGTCAGCTTGCCCCGTGGCCGGCCCGGTCGTTTCTCCGGCTGTAGCTTCGGCTGCGCCTGGCTGGCGCCAACGGCATCGTTGAGTTTGTTCAGGCTGGCCAGGATATCTTGGTCCGGGGCCACCAGAGTGTGTACCTGGCAGGTATCCGGCACCAGATAGCTCTTCTTGCCGGGATAGGCGAAGAAGGAGACCGGTGCCTTCGCATCCACCAGAATCAGTTGTTCCACATCCGTCAGTTGCACCGTAGCCAGCTCAGCCAGATAGGCCAGGCGTTCCACGTAAGGCAGGCCGGCACCCCGTTCCATCCGGGTCGGGAAGGTTTCTGCCAACAAGGTAACGCCGCTGTGCGCCGCCAGTTTGGCTGCCGCCAGCATGCTGGGTTCCCGCAGGGAATGCCCGCCCATCAGTAGGGCCGTTTTCTTGCCGGAGCGGATGGCAGAGGCAATGGTTTCTACCGTGGCATCGTCTGCCGGCTCCGGTGTGGGCGGTGCCATGGGTGCGCTGGGCACACCGCCCTCACCCCAGGAAACGTCTGCCGGCAGGATCAGTGTGGCCACCTGCCCCGGCGCCGTGCGGGCGGCGGCAATGGCTTCGGCGGCATCCTGGCAGAGTGTTTCTGTGCTCTTGGCGGTGCGGACAAAGCCGGGGGAAACGTTGCGGGCAACGGTCTCGATATCGGATTGCAGCTGGGCGTCGTATTTCACGTGGTAGGTGGCGTGGTCACCAACAATGTTCAGCACTGGCACCTTGCCCTTGCGGGCATTGTGCAGGTTGGCCAGGCCGTTGCCGAGGCCACAGCCCAGGTGCAACAGGGTGGCGGCGGGTTTGTCAGCCATGCGGGCGTAGCCGTCCGCAGCGCCGGTGGCGACACCCTCGAACAAGGCAAGCACAGCCCGCATTTTAGGCTCGTCATCCAGAGCCGCCACAAAATGCATTTCGCTGGTTCCAGGGTTGCTGAAGCAGACTTCCACGCCGGCATCCACCAGGGTTTTCATCAGGGCTTGTGCGCCGTTTGTCATTGTTATTCTCCAACCTTTCGGAATTCAGTTATCAGGGTTCTGGCCGATTGTGCCGCTGGGGTCAGCTTCGGGTTCAAGGGCTTCAGCCTCCGGTCACAATAGAGCGCACCGCGGCACGTGCCGTCATGATACAGGCGGGCAGGAAGGTGCCTTCCAGGGACCGCTTGCCGTTAGCACCACCGCCGCCAAAGCCTGCGGCCTCTCCCACACAGTACAGGCCTTCTACCGGCGCTCCCTGAGCATTGAGAATACGGCTTTGCAGATCCGTTTGCAGACCACCCAGGCTCTTGCGGGTGATCAATTGCATGCGGACGGCGATGTAGGGCCCGGCGCCGGGCTTTTGCAGCGGGGCTGGTTTGCAGGTGCGCAGCCGGTCCGGCTTCCATTCCCGGGCATGCTGGATCATCCGGATCTGGGCATCGTTATGGAGATGGGTGCCCGCTGTGAAGTTGGCATCGAAGGCGTCCGCCGTAGCCTGAAGCGTTGCCGGCTTCATGTCGTGGGAGCAGGTTAGCGCGTTCATCTTGCCGGCCAGCTCGGCAAGGTTATCCGCCACCAGGAAATCCCGGCTTTCATGCTGCATTTGGCGCACCAGGGCGTGATTGCCCAGCAACAGCTCTTTCACGAATTGGGGGAACTGTTTGTCGCGGATCCGGGCGTTGTGTTCGGCGCCGGAGATGGCAAATTCCTTGGCCGCAATGCGCCAGTTCAACAGGTGCCAGGTCCAGGGTTTTTCCTGTTCCGCCACCCGCTGGCACAACCAGTGGGTATCGAATCCGGTCACCAGGGGTTCCGGGCCGATCCGCTCACCCCGGTGGTTCAGCCACAGGGCGGATTTGCAGGGAATGGTGGAAAGACCATGGCCCGGAAAATGGGGGTAAGGATGCGGGAAGCCAGCCGCGTAATTCCACATTTCCCCGGCGTGGGTAATCTTGCCACCCAAGGTGTCGGCTACCCAGTGATGCATACGGCCATCCGCATTTGGATGAGCCCCGTTCAACATCTGGGCAGGTTGCGGACGGTCGACGGGCCAGTTGGCCCGGCATTCCCTGTGGCTGCCGTTGATACCGCCGGTGGCCAGTACCACAGCGGATGCCGCCAAGCGGACTTCTTCACCGGTGGCTTCGTTGATGGCCAGGGCACCACTGGCTTTGCCTGCGCAGTGGTCCAGTTCGGTGATGCGATGCCGGTGCAGCAGAGTGAGTCTGCCGCCGGTATTTTCCCGGTGCAGGGCCGCCAGTAGGCAGCGGACCAGCTCCCGGGCGGTACCCCAGACAACATGGTAACGGGGCAGACGGTTGCCCTCTCCGAGGCGGCCACGCTCCACCCAATTCACCGCCGGCAGGAATTTAATGCCTTCATTGTCCAGCCAGTCATACACTTCTGATCGCGAATGCTCCACATAGTAGCGTGCCCATTGCAGAGGCCATTGATCATCGGGAGCCAGCTCACCAAAGTTGAGCCAGTCACCCAGGGCAATCTCGGGCGTGTCGCCAATCTTCATGCGTTTTTGCAGGGGGGTGCCCACCAGCATCATGCCGCCAAACGCCCACAGTGCCAGGCCACCCATTCGTTCAGCCGTATCCCTGTCCGCAAGGGTCACTGATTTCCCGGCTCGCAGAGCTTCGAGGGCCGCGACGATACCGGCCAGGCCTCCGCCGACCACCAGAATGTCTGAAGAAATTACCTTGGCCATAGTGCGCATCCGACTCGGTCGTAATGAGTTGTCAGCCTTAAAGATATACCGGTACCATGGCTTTAAAATTGACTTCAGAGGCCAGCGAATTTGACATTAGAGGCCACAGTTTCCATTGGCTGGGTGAACACCGTGATTGCAGCGGCGCAGCGCCTTGCCGTGGATGCAGACACCCTGTTGGCTGCGGCCGGTATTCCTGAGCCAGTCAGCGCCCAGGAACGCTGGCCCATTGATGACATCACCCGGCTATGGCATGCGGCGGAACGTTGCACCGGCGATCCGGGGTTCGGGCTGAAGGTGGGCGCCGAGTTCACCCCGATGAGCATCAGCGGTGTGGGGTTCGCCCTTCAGTCCGCCGCTACCCTGCGTGAGGCCATTGTGATGGTGCAGCGCTTCCAGCGCCTGATCTCCGATGGTGGGCGGTTCCAGATCCTCGCAGGCAATACCGCCACCTGGCTGGTCTACCACCCCCGGCAGGGCAAGCTGGCCTTCAGCCCCCACCAGATTGAAGCGGTTCTGGCGGCTGTGGTGGGCTTTGCCAGTTGGGTGACGGGAACCCGGATGCAGCCCTCGCGCGTGCAGTTCAGCCAGCCACGGCTCGGGCCAATGCATGGGTACCAGGCGGTATTCAACTGCCCGGTAGAGTTCGAACAGGCGTTCAGCGGTGTGTTGATTGAGAATGCCGTGCTGGATCGGCCCCTGCCCCAGGCCGATCCTCAACTTGCACAGGTTCACGAGCGATATACCACCGCCCGCCTGGCGGCCCTCTCCATGAACAGTGCCTCTGCTCCGGAACTGCGTCGGTGGCTGAATGCCCGGCTGGGCCCGGTTCTGCCTCGCCGTGCCGAAGCGGCGAAGGCTCTGGGCATCAGCCAACGAACGCTCGCACGGCGGCTTCAGGAACAGGGACAGACCTTCGATGCTCTTCTGGACGACGTACGCCGTGAGAAGGCGTTGCAGGCGGTGACGGATCCGAGCACCCCCCTGCCGGAAATTGCAGAGGCACTGGGTTTTGCCGAAGTAAGCACTTTCTACCGTGCGTTCCGGCGCTGGACCGGTTCGCCGCCAGTGCGCTGGCGCAAGCGAAGAAGCGGGGCTTTCAAACCGGCAACGCCCTAGCATGCTGCCAGGGATGTGCCAAAGGCATTCAGTATCGCCTTTCCCGCATTATTGGACGCACAGTTAACGGGAAAAAGTATGCTACTTTGAATTACAGGGTTTTGTCCGAAGTACCTGAGGGGTGGCAACAATCCTGCAACAAATCCACACGGAGGTAATCTCTATGCGTATCGCAAAAGAAGATGTACCTGTTCGGATTGACGTACCCGGTGCAATTGCTCGCCAGAAAACCGATTTTGGCGATGTAACCGGCTACGGGACCATGGGGGCCGAGTATTTCTCCTTTGGAGCGGGCACCGATATCACAGCATTGTTGCATGGACTTAAGGATGACAGTTGTCAGAGCCCCCATTGGGGCTATGTTGTTGACGGGGAAATCACTGCGCTTTATACCGATGGCAGCGAGGAAACCTCACAAACCGGCGACCTGTTCTATTGGCCTCCCGGGCATAGTGTAAGGGCGGGGAAAGACACCGACATTGTAATGTTCAGCCCCCAGCACGAGCACGGTGAGGTGATCGATCACATTCGGCGCCAGGTCAGTGGCTAATTCACCATCCGAAATCCGGACGTAAGGCAGAGCCCGTGAACACAGGATTCAGTTTCACTGTTTCACGGGCTATCCAGACACGCATTAACCGCACCCAGAAAAACAGGCCCATACACCTTCCTTTCTGGTCAACAACTGCACGATCAGACCGGTGAAACCATCGCCTGGCTGACGTTCGGCGAGAATGGCATCCTTGTTACAGAGCGTCGCCCCTGACGCCCAGGCGATCCAGGTAGACATGCAGTTCTGCCTCGCTCATATCCACATACTCCAGCACCCGCCCATACAACATGGCCGTGGGAACATTGCGGCCATTCAGTTCCCGCTGAGTTTCGTGCACAACATAGAGGACGATACGCTCTGTGCGGGTCAATCCGTCGCGAACGTCGGGAATGACCTCCATCATGGCTCTCCATTCATCAGGATTCATGGGCGATTCTCCTCACAGTCTCGCATCACCAGTTAAGCACATTCTATCACTGCCCTGCTCTGCGGTGACGGCCCGGAGCCGGTCATCCCGCCGGTCGCTTACACCCCCAACCGGTCTCGCAATGCATAATACCAGGCCCCGATTGCGGTAAGCGGTACCCGGAACCGCCGGCCTCCGGGGAATGGATAGTGGGGCAGACTGGCGAACGCATCGAAGCGCCCGGCCTGACCTTGTATCGCCATTGCCAGAGCCTTGCCTGCCACATGGGTGAAGGTCACGCCATGGCCGGAGCAGCCCTGGGAGTAGAATACGTTGTCCTGCAGGCGGCCCATTTGCGGCAGGCGTGACAGGGTAAGCAGGAAGTTGCCGGTCCACGCGTAATCGACCTTAACGTTGGCCAGCGCCGGGAAGGTCTTTAGCATGTTGGGGCGAATCAGCCGTTCTATGTTGGCCGGATCGCGGGCGCCATACACCACGCCACCGCCATAAATGAGGCGTTTATCGCCGGAGAGGCGGAAGTAATCCAACAGATAATTGCAGTCTTCCACACAGTTATCGAGGGGCAGCAGTTTCCTGGCCAGCGCATCGTCCAGTGGCTCGGTGGCAATGATCTGCGAACCGCAAGGCATGGATTTAGCCCCGAGTTCCGGCACC
This Marinobacter salinus DNA region includes the following protein-coding sequences:
- a CDS encoding sulfurtransferase, whose protein sequence is MSSPLVTTDWLQDNLDNQCLVLIDASMVNVVGKEPIVYDRPVFIPGSYKIDLEGTLCDTGSSQIHAFPTEEQFTEEARRLGITPESLVVLYDNQGLYSAPRAWWIFRAMGLNHVFVLDGGLPQWLAEGRDTVSAPVAEAATPGSVAGNLDRSLVRDSAYIFQHLEDERIMVIDARSQARFLAQAPEPRPGVRGGHIPNSLNLPFSEVLEGYRFKPASELAATFAHLAPSLPPNNEQQLVFSCGSGITACIILLAAELVGYNQLSLYDGSWADWGSSESLPVA
- a CDS encoding type II toxin-antitoxin system CcdA family antitoxin, which produces MAELYNAAAPKKATNLSINSDLLRKTRELNINLSATLERALKEELSKRQAEQWVEENRAAIKSYNEFVEQHGCFGDEFREF
- a CDS encoding CcdB family protein — its product is MAQFDVYPNPSKTSKAHYPYLVDIQSSLLSELATRIVIPLGKRSAFGGEAMQELTPEISFADQELLLLTPQISSVSEKHLKSPVGSLSHFRDQIVGALDLAVTGI
- the ltrA gene encoding group II intron reverse transcriptase/maturase; translation: MASAKQLALPLEQPGDEPVSGNREDSHSVQPSPWMARVLSRDNLNRALKQVRRNKGAPGVDGMTVDELPDYLRQHWPEIRQQLLQQTYRPKPVRRVTIPKANGGSRPLGIPTVLDRFIQQTIAQVVQQDWEPRFHPNSYGFRPGRSAHQAVRYGQRCAREGRSWVVDLDLEAFFDRVNHDRLMARLKRHTPDKPLLRLINRYLKAGVQIDSRKAPTPEGVPQGGPLSPVLANVVLDELDWELERRNLRFARYADDCQIYVGSRRAGERVMVSLTRFIEDSLRLTVNTRKSAVDRPWKRSFLGFTLSQKGQRLKVANKALDKLKTQIRILSRRTRGHSLAQVIADLKETLLGWKAYFDEAEVLSPLRDLDKWIRRRLRSYVWKQWGRRGYRELRKRGVSVRLAWNTAKSAHGPWRLSHSPALRQALPARLFRSYGLPELAVR
- a CDS encoding SGNH/GDSL hydrolase family protein, which codes for MHFPFWLTTALLFPVLLYQGKQARRTTPRLPEAGGSPSGQYGEDSPARRILVIGESTAAGVGVETHEQGLASQLARQIYKRTGQTIAWHTFGVNGIRLGALIRELETAELPEADVVLLSMGVNDTTGFTPRYRFRRQLRELRGLLAPRYPGPILLLSVPPMHLFTALPSPLRYVMGWRARQLDKLYIRLARQYPQDFSYVNYPVVTDPELLASDGYHPGQKGYRYIAEALADKAVPEKLFSGENQSN
- a CDS encoding DUF5602 domain-containing protein, whose protein sequence is MKTALCLFQPNGSILTAACLGFASVALAADPVVFTGAPMPVGNGTARVEVIANGMNEPESVSVVMTKYALQGLPEVQGNQMVWEFSLPMPDAGPKTGYDHVVLDWNPAGHIPDGVYTVPHFDVHFYLISNGEREAITFHGEGRELAMAAPDPQLVPAGYVIPPDAAVERMGMHGLDPAGHEFHGQTFSHNFIYGYYKGELMFVEPMVSLAFLESLPEMTSPVKQPQRYSYPAWYPATYRIGFDAGKGEYTIALQNLARFD
- a CDS encoding acetolactate synthase large subunit; the encoded protein is MTNGAQALMKTLVDAGVEVCFSNPGTSEMHFVAALDDEPKMRAVLALFEGVATGAADGYARMADKPAATLLHLGCGLGNGLANLHNARKGKVPVLNIVGDHATYHVKYDAQLQSDIETVARNVSPGFVRTAKSTETLCQDAAEAIAAARTAPGQVATLILPADVSWGEGGVPSAPMAPPTPEPADDATVETIASAIRSGKKTALLMGGHSLREPSMLAAAKLAAHSGVTLLAETFPTRMERGAGLPYVERLAYLAELATVQLTDVEQLILVDAKAPVSFFAYPGKKSYLVPDTCQVHTLVAPDQDILASLNKLNDAVGASQAQPKLQPEKRPGRPRGKLTAEKVCKAVGELMPENAIIVDEGITSSLMLSVMTAGAPRHDMITLTGGAIGQGLPNAVGAAVACPDRPVVALIGDGTAMYTIQALWTMAREQLNVTSIIFNNASYSVLNIELERVGAEEAGEKAKSQLDLRGPVINFAELANGMGVHAVRVHTAEEMAKALEYAQRMPGPHLIEAVIPESLSGVKRRILPWMLRSLPSLPLSVSKALKRKLAP
- a CDS encoding FAD-dependent oxidoreductase, which codes for MAKVISSDILVVGGGLAGIVAALEALRAGKSVTLADRDTAERMGGLALWAFGGMMLVGTPLQKRMKIGDTPEIALGDWLNFGELAPDDQWPLQWARYYVEHSRSEVYDWLDNEGIKFLPAVNWVERGRLGEGNRLPRYHVVWGTARELVRCLLAALHRENTGGRLTLLHRHRITELDHCAGKASGALAINEATGEEVRLAASAVVLATGGINGSHRECRANWPVDRPQPAQMLNGAHPNADGRMHHWVADTLGGKITHAGEMWNYAAGFPHPYPHFPGHGLSTIPCKSALWLNHRGERIGPEPLVTGFDTHWLCQRVAEQEKPWTWHLLNWRIAAKEFAISGAEHNARIRDKQFPQFVKELLLGNHALVRQMQHESRDFLVADNLAELAGKMNALTCSHDMKPATLQATADAFDANFTAGTHLHNDAQIRMIQHAREWKPDRLRTCKPAPLQKPGAGPYIAVRMQLITRKSLGGLQTDLQSRILNAQGAPVEGLYCVGEAAGFGGGGANGKRSLEGTFLPACIMTARAAVRSIVTGG
- a CDS encoding AraC family transcriptional regulator; translation: MTLEATVSIGWVNTVIAAAQRLAVDADTLLAAAGIPEPVSAQERWPIDDITRLWHAAERCTGDPGFGLKVGAEFTPMSISGVGFALQSAATLREAIVMVQRFQRLISDGGRFQILAGNTATWLVYHPRQGKLAFSPHQIEAVLAAVVGFASWVTGTRMQPSRVQFSQPRLGPMHGYQAVFNCPVEFEQAFSGVLIENAVLDRPLPQADPQLAQVHERYTTARLAALSMNSASAPELRRWLNARLGPVLPRRAEAAKALGISQRTLARRLQEQGQTFDALLDDVRREKALQAVTDPSTPLPEIAEALGFAEVSTFYRAFRRWTGSPPVRWRKRRSGAFKPATP